aaaagatagattctgtaggtttgttcttaggtggAATTTGTACGCAGGTCAGAACAGGTATAAGTTGTACATATGTATAACTATAAATTTTTGTCCCCATGACAATTCGATTTCAATATTTTGGGTTGTCACGGGAACAAGGATTGTTAATTGAAACCACCTTTAATTActattacagttgatcattgcatccTGGAGCTGAAGATCAGTAAATTATCAGCATCCAGAGGTCCGGCTGTAACTAAGGATAATCTGTAAGTTGGGAACTGCCTGCACAACAAGTTACCTTTTTACCAGAATCAGTGATCACCAACACAGATGTGAATGAAGCCTCTTGTCAGACTGTGACATGCATTTCTCTGCTCCAAACAAATACATATTCCAAAAAGTAATAAAGCTGAGCAACACATGGGCAAGGTGAGAAAGTAACAAGCACAGGATATTTAGGAATTTTCCAATACATTTTAATCTATGTTTTCATTTAAAACCCAAGGACTCTCACTTTTTTCTCATTACACCCTCCACAGAAGGACAGATGGCGGGTCGTCAACATCCATGAATAATAAAAAtcagagcagaggtgtatgggagCGGGATGCAAACTGTGACCCGATAGGTGACATAAAACTGTCAGATATGATTAAAGGGGCAGGAATGGTGTCACTACTtagaaaaatactttattttacatatttccAAACAAAAAGCATATACATCATTACAATGGGGGAAAGAAATACTCCACACTGCTATGTGCAACTAGAAAACTTCAGAAGTCGCGAGGTCTCTTCCAACCTTAAAAGAGGAATAAAAGAAGGAAATCGGTTATGACACACGCGACAAAACACTGATGGATATATCACATGGTGCAGCTACACGGGATGGGTTATGTGATATAAAGCCTACAATGTCTCTCACCACAAGTGTTAGCTGACCAGACAGTGTAATATTACATTCAAGTGCAATAAGCGCTCTGCATACCCCTATAGTAATAGGTCCTCAGGACTCGGCTCTTGGAGAACTTATGGTTACTTACATTTGAGTTATTCTGTCCATTCTTTCCTTTGTGCTCTCCTGTGGACACAAATACATAACATATTAAAAACTTTTGATCATGTTACGAGTTTTAAACTTATTCCCCATTTATAGGATAGGGAGACCGTGCTAATCTGTTTGGGGATTTGCCCAATTCACTGCTTATGCTGCTCCagtcagaccagagaatagaacACCATACTCACTGTTGgggttgtatttggcaggtgatgagcagtgcctggttttctcctcaCATACCACCAGAATTATAGACCAGAGAATATTATTTCTTATAGTCTGGAAGTCCTTCAtgtctttaaagggcacctaccaccacgaatctacctataaaggtagatcgggtggtaggtggatgtatgggacgtgaggatagccctttttagagctaatcctcacgtccccgctagcctagcataaactttattgccctaatatgttaatttaattaagcggctaccggggcgtggagtagccggacacgaggctacacggcgcggctactccacgccccagtagctgctttcccccgcctaccctgtgatcttcggcgcgcagctcctggcagctgcgcgccctcgtcggagaagccggagttctgcgcatgcgcagtaactccggccaagatgcgctatctcgggaacgaggccggagttactgcgcatgcgcagaaccccggcttctccgacgagggcgcgcagctgccaggagctgcgcgccgaagatcacagggtaggcgggggaaagcagctactggggcgtggagtagccgcgccgtgtagcctcgtgtccggctactccacgccccggtagccgcttaattaaattaacatattagggcaataaagtttatgctaggctagcggggacgtgaggattagctctaaaaagggctatcctcacgtcccttacatccacctaccacccgatctacctttataggtagattcgtggtggtaggttccctttaacggcaaactgtatgtggctttcatatgttttgcattggggttcttctttacttttCTCACAAGGCTCTTATcctacaattgcttagtttggctggattgccaggtcgaggaagagtttaaggattatggagatcactgtgctcttaggaacccctAATGCTACAGAAATTctcttgtaaccttggccagatctgtgccttgccacaattgagctccttgggcagttccttagacctcatgattctcatgtgctctgacgtgtactgtgaggtcttataaagacaggtgtgtgcatttcccaatcaagtccaatcagtttaatcaaACAAAGCTGGACTCTAatcaaggagtagaaccatctcaaagacgatcagaaggaaatggacagcatgtgagttaaatatgagtgtcagagCAAAGGGTGcaaatacttatgatcatgtgagaTTTCCATTTTTCTTGTATAAAAATTTTGATGTTAAGTAAAACATTGATTTACGAAGTATGGCTGTCTATAACGGTCTCTGCATCCGCACTTTGATATCCGATTGGGCTCTGCACATCAAAACTCATCCTGTGCTCCACTGACTTCCATGGTACTTCTGGCACTGCTCACAGGACAAGCTAATACTGGAAATCAGTTTCAGAGGGCAGATAAGGGGGACTTGTCCTCTGCTGATATCACAGGTGTAGGAAATGATTAGCTGGGGAGAGAAAATGACTGGAGAGAATTCTGATAGCCTCCTATATCTTATTTTTCTAACCCATAAAATACTgtatgacatacactcaccggccactttattaggtacaccatgctagtaacgggttggacccccttttgccttcagaactgcctcaattcttcgtggcatagattcaacaaggtgctggaagcattcctcagagattttggtccatattgacatgatggcatcacacagttgccgcagatttgtcggctgcacatccatgatgcaaatctcccgttccaccacatcccaaagatgctctattggattgagatctggtgactgtggaggctatttgagtacagtgaactcattgtcatgttcaagaaaccagtctgagatgattccagctttatgacatggcgcattatcctgccgaaagtagccatcagatgttgggtacattgtggtcataaagggatggacatggtcagcaacaatactcaggtaggctgtggcgttgcaaccatgctcaattggtaccaaggggcccaaagagtgccaagaaaatattccccacaccatgacaccaccaccaccagcctgaaccgtccatactttcatgttgttgacgccaaattctgaccctaccatccgaatgttgcagcagaaatcgagactcatcagaccaggcaacgtttttccaatcttctactgtccaattttgatgagcttgtgcaaattgtagcctcagtttcctgttcttagctgaaaggagtggcacccggtgtggtcttctgctgctgtagcccatctgcctcaaagttcgacgtactgtgcgttcagagatgctattctgcctaccttggttgtaacgggtggcgatttgagtcactgctgcctttctatcagctcgaaccagtctgcccattctcctctgacctctggcatcaacaaggcatttccgcccacagaactgccgctcactggatgttttttctttttcggaccattctctgtaaaccctatagatggttgtgcgcgaaaatcccagtagatcagcagtttctgaaatactcagaccagcccttctggcaccaacaaccatgccacgttcaaaggcatcaaatcacctttcttccccataccgatgctcggcttgaactgcaggagattgtcttgacaatgtctacatgcctaaatgcactgagtttccgccatgtgatttgctgattagaaattaagtgttaacgagcagttggacaggtgtacctaataaagtggccggtgagtgtagattatgTGGAGGTTTGGTCCCTATGGACGTTTAGAGCGCAACTAAACTTAAGACAAAATTGtttaaatgaatagtgcagataataaactttgtaaaagACTTTATTAAATCTGTTCCTTTGCGCTGGTTTTCTAGATGccttcttgctgtcatgcaaaaGAAAGCTTCATTGTCCACTTCCTGTAGCTTGACACCGGTCCacaatcatgtgatgtcacacaggtacacggctcgttataacacacagtgtaatcaaagctgtgtgatgctaacgagccgtgcacctatgtgacatcccaAGACCATGGGATGTCACTTTCACAGAAAgtaaaacaatgaagcttcctgtggcATGGCAGCAAGCAAACAACTAGAAAACGGTTaagaatcgatacagaaagtatattcgaAAACTGAATAACTTTTGAtaaacatcaattatttgctggaatgtgcttaaagtggacaaaccctttaaatctttacaGATCTGAATCATCAATGTAAATATTGTCTAGGTTAATCTATAGCCTACTTTCCTCACCTCTATGCTGTGCATGGCACtcgctacaggagaaagaagcagaaaaaaggctttacttaaaaggggtttgtccatgaaagaaagttcacaaattttaatccccttgtgatatttacagaataaagataatttttaacccccttactttacaattttaatcagttttattgctgttttgacTCCCTACGCTGGAgtgtggactctctaagcagacacttcatggttCCTTCTGTGACAACGTGCTTAAAATTATCAGGGTACACTTAtatttggcttctgaacattttactagcatctgacacataacaAAAGACAGaccagagatgagatccatgagatgcatataaaacacaataacactcATCTCTGCTAACTCATCTagaacacacacagagtcagctctgctatatgcctgcaTCCCAGATAAAGACCATATCTGCctatagcttgtagagtaagtttcTGCACACTGCTTCTTAatagcaggaagtgcctgtgcctgAGCTGTTCTTGTAATGCAGAAGGTAGAGAGCACTGCagtatgcagacaagagaagccagAGGacgagaagaatccaaccatagaatATTTACGGTCGAATCCAGGGACAACCGAATTGTaaacaacaggactgatagagacaggttggaattatatcagtgaatcagagaatgtgttgttttgttatcccgagtataTTTAGGAATCTGGTCTTTATCGGTAGAAcctgttaatgaagtatattgcaACGTTTACTATTATCAGCTTCTCTATTTGTTtctgcaataataaaaaaaaaaaaaaacactttaaagggaacctgtcataagattTTAAGTTAtcaatctgatgacaggtttctatAGTATACAAAAAAGGTATAAAGTTTAAAAGTCTACCCGGCTATACTGTCAGTATGTGCAGGCTGCACTGCTAAGTGTTCACTGCTGACGGCaatgggggaggagggagctgcaacaAGGATACATGTGAATGACTCTCTGACTCACATGCCCCGTGCACCACCCCCATGACTCGCCCTGCCGTTTAACAGGCAGACAGGtagacttttaaagggaacctgtcaccaggagacccatttttagcactcccccagtacccacagagcatagtacatacactgccaaagtgtttttgtataaaaaaaatggttttacagaaaaaaagatatgttatattgtacctttcattagcatctgctgtgtgactaggcagttgccaattgggaggggctggaaaggagcagcccccccccacccttgggaaacatgtgactatttcaaatatatgaataactccccacactcgggattggctgtagaggagcagggggcgtcgctaagcccagtgatgggtgttttcatatatttgaaaaggtcacatggagaagctgttccccaagggtggggggactgctgctttccagtccctcccaaaaggcaactgcctagtcacacagcagatgctaatgaaaggtacaatataacagatcttttcttctgtaaaacctatttttaatacaaaaacactttggcagtgtatgtactatgctctgtggggactgggggagtgcgaaaaatgggtctcctggtgacaggttccctttaaactttattCTCTCTGCAAAACAGCAGAAagctttatttgaaaaaaaaaaaacaggtatgaTTTCTacctgctgtatactatataaacATGTCATCAGATTGATAACGCAAAACCTGATGAACGGTTCCCATTTAAAGCTAAAAAAAAGCTTACATGTAGTGCATAGATAGCTAGTCACTAATGGTTGGTTGGACTCTGGTATGGAGCTCACATGATCTGCCAGCTGTACCTACCTGTGAGTCTTCTGTAACGTTGCTATAATTCATGACAATGGCTGCGGGTGAGGAGCCTGCAGATAGCAGAGAGCTGTATCCAGACGACTGATGATTGTTTTCTGGGATATCTGCCTTGATGTTCGAACCTGTGAAGAAACATCCATTTTTAAATAACCTTTGTCTATTTACAGGTTCAGCCATCAAACAGCGTGATTTACTACTAACCACTAGCAAACAGTGTTTATACAGCACCCTACAGGCCCAGGTCCACCCCATTGCTAAATTATAGACACTAGAAGCGATACCATGTGACCCTCAAGAATGTGCTGATCGCCTGACGAGATAAGAGACGCAGAGATAAACACAACCGCACTACTGTTTGCATGAAAGGGTGACATATTATTTTCACATATTAAAACTGTGAAAAGTTTTAAACATAGGCAGAAGGAGTGCAATGGTAATGATACATCTTCAGATCTGCTACATCAATCGGGCCAGATTTCTCCTTACAACCAGTAGATGGCGGTAGAACTACACAAAGGGAAAATCAGCCGCTTATAGGAAGAAATGACGGCAACTTAAATAATGTGACTACAACAAGCCTAGAAAGTGATAACCAGCATCCTACATCCATGTATAAATGTAGGGTTATTGCTAATAAAACATTTTGTGGGTCAAATATGTAAATAAGAACTTGAAGGTATTATTCCAAGTATAAATTATCCAGTaatcacaggataggggataactagctGATAGGTGAGAGTTCAACAGCTGGGATCCCCACCGATCACGATAATGGGACCCCCAGCGACCTCTAAAAAGTAAGCATTCAATTCTATGGGAATGACAGAAATAGACTGCTCTCACCTAGTGCTGACCGCTCtcatagacaatgaatggagtGGTAAAACGCATGCTTGTCCTGCCAACCCACGCATAATAAtactccattatttatatagcgcacagagattgcacagctctgcacagagattgcacagctctgcacagagactgcacagctctgcacagagattgcacagctctgcacagagattgcacagctctgcacagagattgcacagctctgcacagagattgccaaataagtctctgtccccaatggggctcacaatctaatcaacctactagtatgttttggagtgtgggaggaaaccggaggacgcagaggaaacccacgcaaacatggagagaacatacaaactctttgcagattttgacctggatgggacttgaatccaggaccccagcgctgcaaggcatcaGTGAGTACAGGATCCGCGATCTCCAGAGCGGGGGTCGTGGGGCTCCCAGAAGTCCGACCTGTACTGATCAGAAAACTGAAATACtagggacatcccctttaaagggttGGTGGCTGCTTAGTGGCATTTAAAGCACAACACCCGTGTAATGGTTGTAGCTgttattgcattttaattttattttatccgTAAAGTCTTGGAGTTTAACCTCTATATAATCTACAGGATTTGTACTGTACATCTTCCCCATCTTAGACTAGAGACACACTGCAGTAACAAGATCTGGGGCTTATTCAGATGGACATGTCCATTTCACATCtgcaaaatacatacatacagttttCATGTTGTGGAAGGATAGTATCCGCATCATTTGTTTTCAAAATTAGATGGGACAACCCATTAATAAAAAGTACTGCCTGTCTCCCCACTAATATATGggtcagttaaaaaaaatagatatcaTAAGCCCATAGAAAATAATGGGTCACTATGCCATCAATAAAATTCCCTGATGGCATACAGAGGTGAAAAACACTTGCTTGGATAAGCCCCTAATCTAAATACACACAGATTGTGCGGTTTTCCTAGAAAAGGACCACTCCAATCAAAgccaattcattgaataatgcttAATGCAGGGCCTATTATATTCCTAGAACCATGATAAAGTCTAGAGtcgtgctcctcccttcaggccctgcacaaggtataattcaatgaatccgcTGTAACTGGAGTGTTAATAGGAGAGCAATCCCAGATTTTAGGGTAGTGAcagtgtattactatatatactcaagtataagcggagtctttcagcacaaaaatgtgcttaaaaaaacaaaaaaaaaaaacagctcagCTCATactcatgtgtatatataaaaaaaaagtaataaaaaaatatacttgCCCTCCAGAGGTCACCTCCATCTCATCTTCTCCCTGCTATGTCTATGTTCTCTGCCCCACAGTGATGTAATCAGACAAAGACACGACGCATCATACTGTGCGCGAGGGCAGGGAGAATAGGCATGCCTCTGTCCGTAGATGAAGGCACTGCCAGAAGAGTACGCCAGGGGTGAGCGCTGGAGGGAACCACTAAGTTTATTTttagttttccccagttttttggGGTAAAATATGGTACCTACCTGAGAGCAGGGCGACACCCTCCTTATGAATATGATAGCTACGGTCTGAGCAATTCAGATTGTAAGATATTATTGGAACTCATCATTTATTTAGGACATCCACCATCTGTTTACTGATGGTacatgtgtcctagtaagaagctcctattattataactctatatctaACATAGggttaaaaaagttatgcactctgGCTACGTCATCGGAGCGCCTCAGGGAGAtaagtattttaatgtatgcacacccCCACATAGCGCTAGTGGCCCTGCCGCATCCGCACCCCACCCCAAACGCATAGACAcatttgttggggggggggggtgcatacattaaaatacaaggCTCCCTGAGGCCCTCGGAGCGTCCAAGCTAATTTGCACAACTtttataactgtatattttagcaattacgagaaatatagagttataataaaagaacttCTTATGAAGACaaatctaccatcactaaactcatggtagatgtcctttaagataccAGTAACAATGGGAGGATGCCTTGAAGACAAGTTGCATGTCAGTGTCGGACATAAAACAGCCGATATCTGcttggaaaattaaaaaataataatggatTACCTTTTCtgtcaggaagaaaaaaaaaaaaacctaaagaccGGCATGCTACATCTCGACGCCGTGTTCACTACAGATGTAGCACAGTGTGAGAAGATGGATCTACACGACACTCACCAGCAGGTCCCTCATTTGTCATTCTGCTTGATGTTCGCTCCTCGCTTATTGATGTGAACTCCGATGTCAGATCCCTCTGGAAAGAGTAGGAAATGGTGTAAAACAGAGAATGAACTACTAATTAACTTGaaaatatacattataataaaggGATTATTTAGATTACTACTTTTCGTTCTTGGCTTAAATGTATATGTGAAACACAGCACCAGCCATAGATGTTATTACGTGGAATAAACCTGAATATAATGTTGGGTGATAGCCTGACATTCTGGATCAGTCCTTCTATATGGACCTGTGAAGTTCAGCTAGTTCCCGGGGGGGGGGATGTTATCAATGGGGCGATGGAGATCCCCTGTTAGATCCCCAGATAGGAGGAAGTGCAGGTGATGCCAAGAAGTTCCTAGTGCAAACAAGAAACATGCACCTCTAAACAGACACCTATCTCCACCTTCATCTCTCGGGACAGCAGAATTTCATGTTGCTGTAGTAAAGACACAACAGTAGCCTCTAGCGACTCCTACCACATGACGTTACTTCTAGCATTGCTCAGGAGGATGGGTACCAGCATAATATCAGCAGTGATGAGGCGGCTCTTTAGCCGTCCGTGAGGAAGTGCCATTTCCATTTTATGACTTGACTAAATCATTAACAAAAAGCCACAAACCTTTTTTGGCTGTAACAAGCGATCTGTTTCCAGGAGAAGGACGCGGCTGAGAAGGTTATTCCAGTCCGTCTCATCAATGATGATTTTCCCTTTCATACTGGTCTCCAGCGCCTGCAGTCTGTCCTCCATCCAGTCCAGCCTTGAAAGTTTCTCTTGACATTCAGCAAGCTGAGCCTTCAGTACATCTATCTGTGTGTCCCTTGTCACCTGCAATGGAACAAGCGCTTTACATTTCCCAGAGTAGATTCCCATTAGCATGACTTCCCAGAGCCGTCCTATAAAGACAATTCACAAGTTCCCTACTGTCACCGTGTCAGAAACTTTACACAGACCCTAGAACTGAATGGCCAGTGGAGGGCACGTATAAAATGCAGGGATGGAAGGTACGGCCCCCAGCGCAAATCATATTCTATAGTGCGCCATTACCCTCCTATCACTGATATGTAAGGGGTATGAGATAAAGGACCAGAAGACAAAATTTGAGAGAAGAATGGCAGATTGTAATGTAGTTTAATATATCTCTGCTCATTCTGGAACTAACAGTCCCAACACCCTCCCCCCCTCTCGGTTACAACAGCTGCCGCAACCCCATCACTCCCGCTTACAACAAACTCCCTCTTGGtcaacacagccccccccccccccatcccaatcATGAAATATTATTCCAATAGGAGTATATGAGAGGATGTAGGATATCAGGGGAGAGGATCTTCATCTTACCCCATTCTCACACGGATCTTCAGTTTCACAATCTGATGTAGAATTGTCTTCTTCTGCGTGAGACACAGATAATTCAGTAGCTGCGGGCAGAGATGATGGCTGGAGGTCGCAGCCTGTATGACGCTCCACCAGGATCCTTTTCTATAGGATATAGAAGTACACAAGTAAATATGGAGCCCTGCTGCAGTCTTCCTGCTGTCCTGAGGATTTCTGTGCGGACCCCTCCATGCCAACATTTTTAGC
The DNA window shown above is from Engystomops pustulosus chromosome 1, aEngPut4.maternal, whole genome shotgun sequence and carries:
- the CEP44 gene encoding centrosomal protein of 44 kDa — translated: MTTGDVKGVLRKLEQKLRLLNYPRDLDYSGLVKGDPAASLPILSYTFTGYSSYIAELLVSLDIELSAKSDLRFMDAVYKVLRDVFHYKPVLTKQQFLQCGFSERRIQTVCDIIDCVVQKHKGIANQNKAKLQPIKKITAIKDKCEAFYPEETCVPPSIKPDKENQKRILVERHTGCDLQPSSLPAATELSVSHAEEDNSTSDCETEDPCENGVTRDTQIDVLKAQLAECQEKLSRLDWMEDRLQALETSMKGKIIIDETDWNNLLSRVLLLETDRLLQPKKRDLTSEFTSISEERTSSRMTNEGPAGSNIKADIPENNHQSSGYSSLLSAGSSPAAIVMNYSNVTEDSQESTKERMDRITQMLEETSRLLKFSSCT